The Streptomyces sp. NBC_00576 genome contains the following window.
AGTCCGTCTGCGGGTTGCGCCGTGGGCCTCGGCGGGTTCTCCCCCGCCAGGACCAGCAGGCTTTCGGCGTTTCGCCGCATGCGGGTGGCGAGGTGGTCGAGTTCGAAGAGTTCAGCGAGCGCGTCCGGGTCCAGTTCCTGCCGTTCCAGGCGGGTGATGAGGCCGAGCTGACGACGTACGAGATTCTGGTTGCGGCGGCCGAGGTTGGCGAGCGACTCGGTGGTGTTGCGGCGCAGGCCCGCCTGTTGGGCGGCCAGGTGGAGGGCGGTGTGTTCCACCTGGCGCAGGGATTCCGCGACTTCGGCGATCTCCGCCGCACCGCCCAGTGGTTGGGCCTCGGGGTAGTCCGGGACATGGTCCTGCGAGGACTGTTGGATACGGGCGACGGTCGCGGGCAGCCGGTTTCGTGCTACGTCGTGGGCGTCCTCGACGAGCGTACGGAGCGGGCGGGTGAGGGAACGCGAGGCGAAGGCGGCGAGGGCCGCGACCAGGGTGGCCATGAGCGTTCCCGACAGGAGGTAGGCGGCGAGGCCCAGTTCGGCGTCATGACTGAGGCTGTCGGCCCGGTCCCGTACGTCGTCACCGACCGTCTGCTGGACGGTGTACAGGTCGTCCACGAGTACGGTCATCGCGTCCCACCAGGTGCCGGCGTCGGCGCGGAGTGCGGAGCCGTCTGCGGCGGCTTCGGCCCGGCTCTCGTAGGCGGTGGCGCTTTCGGCGTCCTTGGTGGCGAACGCGTGCTTCAGCGCGGCGAGTTGGGGTGGGGTGGCGACCTGCCGGAAGCGGGCGAGGGCGGCGACGCGGGTGGCGCGCACCTCGGTGAAGGTGAGGTACTCGCGGTCGTGGAAGGCGCCGTCGGCGAACACGCCGTTGAGGAGGCCGCGTTCGAGGGCGACGGACTCCTTGGCGGCGGCCAGTTCCCGCAACGCCGCCAGGCCGTCCCGTAGTTGACGGTCGTCGCGCGTTGCGGTGTCCGCCACCGGGTCGACGGCGTTGAGGGCGTCGACGGCGGTGGTGTAGAAGGTGAGGGTCGCGGTGCGGTCGGCGGTGCCCTTTCCCGTGGCCTTTCTGTCGGCAGCCGTGCGGATGGCGGCGAGGCGTTGCAGGTGCCGCTGGATGACGTCCTCGACGGCAGGTTCCGGGCGCATCGCGCGCAGCGCCGTGTCCATGCGTTTGCGAGTGGCGGCGAGTGGTGTGCGGTATCCCTCCTCGCCGCCCAACAGGCCGTTCGTCAGGCCGCGTTCGCGTTGCAGCTGGTGCACCAGCGCCTGGACGCGCAGGCTGAGCCCGACCTCGGCGCGGGTCGTCCGGGCGTCACCGAGGGCCTCCGCACGGCCGTACACGGCCAGACCGGCCACCGTCAGCAGCAGGCAGATGGGGACGGTGATGACCACCGCCACCCGTCCCCTGATGCTGCGCCAGCCGGGCAGCGGACGGCGCCGGCCGGGAGGCGTTCGGCCACCGTGACGGTGCATCGAGCCGTCCGGCGAACTGCCCCTGCCGAAACGGCCGTTGCCGACTACGCCGAGCCTGCCGAGCACATCGAACAGCGGCCGAAATGGCGTCCACACCCTCATGTAACGAAGTTAGTCCGACTGCCGCGGCGGCCGGTTTCCGGTCTGTTAGAGCCGGTGGGAACTTGGATTGCGTCACCCTCACACCGCAGGCCGGGGGCTGTGACGACGCGGGAGAGAGCTCGTTCTCGTCCGTGATCGACCCGGGACGGTTGCCTGGTCACTGGCGGCTGATCGCGCGGGATATGCCCGCGGTGACCGTGGTGGCCAGGATCCAGCCGGCCGCGATCAGTCCGTAGGCCAGCCACTGGCCGGTGTCCCGGGGCGCGAAGGCGGCTTCCTGGCCGAAGGTGATGATCGGGACGAGCAGATCGAGGGTGTAGAAGACTGCGTTGAACTGCGGTGCCTTGTCCGCTTCGAGCGCGGCCGGGGGATACATGCCGAAGTACAGCGCGCCGCAGACGAGCAGGGCCAGCAGCCAGAGGCCTGCGCGGAGAGGGCGGTAGCCGTAGCCGACAGTCGCGTCCTGGATGTGGCCCCAGAGTCGGGTGTGCGGGGCGAGGGTGGTGCGGCGGTGGCGCTGTTTGGCGAGGAGTACCGTGCGCGCTTCGTCCTCGTGCCCGAGCCTGCGGTAGGCCGCCGCGAGTTGCTCGTACGGTTGCGGGAGGTAGCCGCCGTCGGCGCGCCGGATCCAGCGGATCCGCTCGGCGGCCGGGAGGGGGAACGCGAGGGCGTCGTACGTCGTCTCGGCCAGCCGGAGGTCGGCGGGCCAGGTGTCCGGGGCGTCGTACAGCGTGCCCAGGTGGGCGTTGCGCGCGTCGACCGCGCCGTCGATCGGCCGCTGGGTGCGCAGGTCAGTCTCCCTGGCCCGGGTCGCGCGCAGGGAGAGGGCGGTGGCGTCGGGGTGGGTCAGTGTGGCGTCGCGGAAGCTGAGTTCCGTGCCGATGCTCGTGCCGTCGAGTCTGATGCCGCCCTCGACGGTCAGGCCGCGGCCGAGGTCGAAGTTACGGCTGACCGTGACATCGACCGCCTCCAGGGCGATGTCACCGGCGTTGCTCAGCCGGGCACCGCAGAAGCCGATGGCCGCGCCGACCGTGGCACCGGAGAGGATGATCCGGCCCTCGGCGCTGAATCCCGGGTGGAAGGTGAGGTCCTCGGTGATCCGCACGTGGTAGGCGTCCAGGGCGTGGCCCCCGAGGTTGCGCAGGGCGGCGCCCTCCAGATCGAACTCGCCGTCGATGGACGCTCCGGAGAGCCGGAATCCTCCGTCGACCGCCAGGTTGGTGCACAGCGCGTCGCCGCCCACCGTGGCGTGGACGGCGGAGATCGCCTCGACGCCGGGAGATGCGATCACCGTGTCACGCAGGTCCAGATCGCCGTGGATCTGGGTGCGGGTCAGGACGAGGGGCCCCGTGAGGCGGCAGCGGGAGAGCACCAGTCGGCCGTCGATCTGCGCGGTGTCGGCGACGAGGCCGGGCAACTGGCAGCCGGTCACAACCAGTTCGCGGGTGCGGGCACCCTGCAGCTGGGGCGCCTCGTCGAAGCGGCAGTCGGTCAGGACGACGGGTACGGCGATCTCGGTGAACCGGAGATCCAGGCGGCCGGTGATCCGTGCGCCGGTCAGACGTAGCGCGGGGCGGTCGCCCGGAGCGGGTTCGGGGCCGGCGCCCAGCAGCAGCGCGGCGAGGACTTCGGCCCGGACCGTCCGGACCGCCTCTTCCACCGGCGACGCCGAGTCGGCACGGACGTCGGTGGTGCGGCCCTGGGAGAAGGAGTCCCACAACCGCCGTTCGGGAGAGTTGAGTTCGTCGAGGCGCACGATCGACGATCTTCCTGGCAGGGCGGCGTATCGGACAAGCCTTTTCAGTCGTCCTGTGCGTCGACGCAAACCCTGGATCTTGTGAGGCTCTTGTGAATATTGAACATTCAGGCTTCCTTGTGTGCTCGGCGCCCTGAGAGGTTTGGGGCGCACAACTCGACTGCTCCATGCGGTCGTTGGACCTCACCCCCCACGAGGCGCACCATGGCGAAAGCCCCCTTCTCGCGCAGAACACGCGCGTCCATATTCACCGCGACGGCCGGCCTTTCGCTGGCCGTCGCTCTGCTGCCCGGCGGCGCGAGCGCGGCCCCGGGCGATCCGGTGGGCCGCCCCGCGGCCGGCTCCGACACACCGGCAGGCTCTCCGGCGGGCTCCCCAGGGGACTCGCCGACGG
Protein-coding sequences here:
- a CDS encoding sensor histidine kinase, with protein sequence MRVWTPFRPLFDVLGRLGVVGNGRFGRGSSPDGSMHRHGGRTPPGRRRPLPGWRSIRGRVAVVITVPICLLLTVAGLAVYGRAEALGDARTTRAEVGLSLRVQALVHQLQRERGLTNGLLGGEEGYRTPLAATRKRMDTALRAMRPEPAVEDVIQRHLQRLAAIRTAADRKATGKGTADRTATLTFYTTAVDALNAVDPVADTATRDDRQLRDGLAALRELAAAKESVALERGLLNGVFADGAFHDREYLTFTEVRATRVAALARFRQVATPPQLAALKHAFATKDAESATAYESRAEAAADGSALRADAGTWWDAMTVLVDDLYTVQQTVGDDVRDRADSLSHDAELGLAAYLLSGTLMATLVAALAAFASRSLTRPLRTLVEDAHDVARNRLPATVARIQQSSQDHVPDYPEAQPLGGAAEIAEVAESLRQVEHTALHLAAQQAGLRRNTTESLANLGRRNQNLVRRQLGLITRLERQELDPDALAELFELDHLATRMRRNAESLLVLAGENPPRPTAQPADGLEVVQSAVAEVEQYRRVLIAAVEPVRVRGHAVADVAHLLAELLENGLTFSPPTERVEVHGWYDAEDATYSFAVVDHGVGMSEADKERASARLSGSGEDAFLAAPTRFLGHLVVGRLAHRLGEGAKVHLFDTPGGGLSALLVLPGRLLAPARTLSAAPPVPPVPPAPAPAGPPAVSALLNGFRAGVARAEARSTPRSTQGASS
- a CDS encoding oxidoreductase → MRLDELNSPERRLWDSFSQGRTTDVRADSASPVEEAVRTVRAEVLAALLLGAGPEPAPGDRPALRLTGARITGRLDLRFTEIAVPVVLTDCRFDEAPQLQGARTRELVVTGCQLPGLVADTAQIDGRLVLSRCRLTGPLVLTRTQIHGDLDLRDTVIASPGVEAISAVHATVGGDALCTNLAVDGGFRLSGASIDGEFDLEGAALRNLGGHALDAYHVRITEDLTFHPGFSAEGRIILSGATVGAAIGFCGARLSNAGDIALEAVDVTVSRNFDLGRGLTVEGGIRLDGTSIGTELSFRDATLTHPDATALSLRATRARETDLRTQRPIDGAVDARNAHLGTLYDAPDTWPADLRLAETTYDALAFPLPAAERIRWIRRADGGYLPQPYEQLAAAYRRLGHEDEARTVLLAKQRHRRTTLAPHTRLWGHIQDATVGYGYRPLRAGLWLLALLVCGALYFGMYPPAALEADKAPQFNAVFYTLDLLVPIITFGQEAAFAPRDTGQWLAYGLIAAGWILATTVTAGISRAISRQ